One Gemmatimonas sp. UBA7669 genomic window, CAGCAACCGCAAGGCGCCTGCGCCCAAGGCCGACATCACGCTCACACTCAGCGACTACGCGCTCGAGTTCTCCAAGCCGCTGTCGGCCGGCAAGCACATCGTGGCCGTCACCAACACCGGCAAGCAGCCGCACGAGTTCTTCTTTGCCAAGCTGGTGCCGGGCAAGACGCCCATGGACATGGCGATGTTCGCCGAGAATCCCAACGGCGCGCCGCCGGGCATGCCGATGGGCGGCATCACCGACATTCTGCCGGGTGCCACGGTCTATCTCGAAATCGACGTGCCGGCCGGCGAGTATGGCTTCATGTGCTTCACGCCTGACGCCAAGGACGGCAAGCCGCATCTCGCACACGGCATGATCAAGCAGGTGTCGGTCAAGTAAGCAGCCGACGCGTCAACAACTGACGAAATGAGTATTGGGTGTGGTCAGCGCGTGACGAACAACCAGAGCGCGCTGGCCACGCCGATGAGCGTGACCGCTCCACGCACCCAGGCCTGCGGCACCCGCTGTGCCAAGCCGGACATGGCATAGCCGCCCACGCTCGAGCCCAGTGCCATGACCAATGCGATGGGCCAGTTCACCAGGCCCTTGAACGCAAAGGTGGCCGCCGCCACGCCATTGAAGCAGATGCCATTGAAGTTCTTGAGCCCGTTCATGCGATGGATGTTCGTCATGCCCATGAGACCAAACACCGCGAGCATGACAATGCCGGCGCCAGCGCCAAAATAGCCGCCGTAAATGGACACGAAAAACTGCGCCGCCATCATGCCGCGCGTGGGTTCAATGGGCGACTCGCCATGCGGCTGTTCGGTATAGCTGCGCAACCAGCGCATGACACGCGCTTGAAAAGCAAACAACAGTGTCGCACCAAACACCAGCCACGGTACGATGCGACGAAACTGTTCGTCGGTGGTGGCCATCAGGAGCAGCGCACCCAGCAAACCACCGGCAATACTCGGCGCCGCCAACTTGAGCGCCCAACGCTCGGCCCCGGCCAATTCGCGGCGATAGCCCAGCATGCTGGCCAGCGAGCCAGGCCAGAGTGCCACCGTGCTGGTGGCATTGGCCGCCACCGGTGGCACGCCAAGCCCCAGCAATGCAGGGAACGTGAGCAACGTGCCACCGCCTGCAATGGAGTTGACCATGCCACTCACCGCCGACACGGCGGCAATGGCGGTCAGCTGCGAGACCGAAGGCTCGGTCAGCAGCACGCGACGCCGAGTCCCAGCGTGATCACCTGAATCGCAACGTCAGGAATTGCGAGCCGCCAACGCGAGGCACACCCACCCGGCAATGAAGCACACGCCGCCGATGGGCGTGATGGCGCCGAGTGCACGAATGCCGGTGAAGGTCATGGCGTAGAGCGAGCCGCTGAACACCACCGTGCCGGCTACAAACAACCAGCCGCTGGCCGTGGTGAGAGAGCCCGGCCAGCGCGTGGTGGCCCATGCCACCGCCAACAGGGCCAGCGCGTGAAACATCTGGTAGCGGGCTCCGGTCTCGAAGACTTCCACGAGACGTGGCTCGACCCGACTCTGCAGCGCATGCGCCCCGAAAGCGCCGGCCGCCACCGCGATGGCGCCCGAGAGGGCACCAAGCATGAGAAAAGTGCGTTCCATGATTACAATCTAGTGGACCCGAACCCTTTACGAGATAGGCCAATGGCCACGACGGCTCTTTACGCAGGCATGGGACTGACCACCACCAAGGCTCCATACATCGAGCAGGCGGTGTCCAACGGTGAGATGTACATCGAGCAGCCCTACGAGC contains:
- a CDS encoding DUF423 domain-containing protein, with the translated sequence MERTFLMLGALSGAIAVAAGAFGAHALQSRVEPRLVEVFETGARYQMFHALALLAVAWATTRWPGSLTTASGWLFVAGTVVFSGSLYAMTFTGIRALGAITPIGGVCFIAGWVCLALAARNS
- a CDS encoding sulfite exporter TauE/SafE family protein translates to MLLTEPSVSQLTAIAAVSAVSGMVNSIAGGGTLLTFPALLGLGVPPVAANATSTVALWPGSLASMLGYRRELAGAERWALKLAAPSIAGGLLGALLLMATTDEQFRRIVPWLVFGATLLFAFQARVMRWLRSYTEQPHGESPIEPTRGMMAAQFFVSIYGGYFGAGAGIVMLAVFGLMGMTNIHRMNGLKNFNGICFNGVAAATFAFKGLVNWPIALVMALGSSVGGYAMSGLAQRVPQAWVRGAVTLIGVASALWLFVTR